The DNA segment TGGGTTTGTTGgatattttctttgttttgttatatggagtatttttaataattggaacccattttatgtgatttatggaTTATGCTCAGCGGTATTTGATTGCGTGGAGTTTAAACAAATGCAGAACTCTGTCAACTACTGAATTTTTACTCTCTCAATGTTAAAATTAAGTTGTTTCTCATTTTTGGTAATATCTACTCTTTTTTTCTTGGTTTATGCTGCTTTTCTTGTTTGCCACGTAATGTTTCTGACTGTTTTGGTTGGTTATCATGTTAGTTCATGTAAAGATACCCTAtcaatcattttttttctttcacttTCAGCTCATATTTTGGATGCTGCTACCAAAGCGTTGCCTTTGGTCGTGGCGGCATCTGGgagggttggttctgatactccGATTAATTGTGAGTACAGTGGTTTGCGGGGCGTCATTGTGGAGCAAACGGTATATGGATATATTTCCATGAATGTGCCCTTCAACTTCATTTATTTTTGACATAGTTTTTCAAAGATTCTTTTTTACTGGTATATCAGGCAGAACTTCCTATGTTGATGACACAGTATTTCAAAGAACTCTTTCTCGTAACTGTTATTTCAGGCAGAACAACACTTCTTGAAACACAATGATGCTGGATCGTGGATACAAGATTCAGCTTTGATGCTTTCCATGTGCAAAGAAGTTCCTTGGTATCTGGTTAGTTTAGGGTTTTGCTTGTCAGTTCCACTTTGACTGGATGCAGGCTCTTGAAAACACACACTCCCACAAGATTGGAAGGGTTATGGAGAGAAAAGTTAAACGAGAACGTGATTGTTTTTTAGCACCATTCTTTACCTATGCGATTAGCTGCTGTGTTTTAATGACTTTACTCCATTAACAGGATGATTCAACTGCTAATGACTTTACTCCATTAACAGGATGATTCAACTGCTCGTGTACACATTGTTGGGGCTCGTGGTGCCACAGGTTTGGTATTGACTGTTGGAAGTGAAGTTTTTGAGGAATCTGGAAGATCCTTGGTGCGTGGGACATTAGATTATCTTCAAGGTCTTAAGGTGCGGATGGTGCTTGTCATTACTCGTGTATCCAGCATTCTTATGCTGTTATTTAATGTTTTGGTGATTTTATTTGTTTAGATGCTTGGAGTCAAGAGAATTGAGCGTCTTCTCCCAACTGGTACGCCCTTGACAGTTGTTGGTGAGGTATGATGCCCCTCTAGGGTACCCTAGTTTTCCTTTTCAgttttacttttaaaaaatcACATTGAAAACAGTTATGTTAGTCAGAGAAAGATTGTCGTATAGGTAACTGGCCTATAGCTTGATGGGGTCCACCACATATGCCGGATATTCATTGTCTACCTGAATCTGACCCAAATTGCTATTTACCTGGTTTTTCAGATACCTGAAATTTTTCGGGTAAATTCGGGCACCCGAAAATCTATATTTCCATCGTTTTGTAGGAGCATTCCAAGACAGACACAATATTTTTCTATTCATCCAATCCAAAATCTCAAGAAACATCTAATGAAAGAGCATCCCCAGACTCCTACAAATTAGAATTTTGGGTTAGAGTTTCGGATAGTTATATAATCCTCAGAAACAAACCCGATTGTAACTTCTGggagaattttttaaaaatcaggtACCCATTACTCGATTTAGACAGTCACCCTTAACTGTGGCAGAATATAAGTATTGATTTAATAGTAATTATAGCTTGAACATAATTTTTGATTGAATGAACTTTAAGAAAAAAGAAATTATTTGAATGTCTTCAACTATTTGATGTACTCTTTTTCTCAGGCTGTTAAGGATGACATTGGAGCGATTCGGATTCAGCGACCCCAAAAAGGACCCTTTTGTGTGTCTGATAAACCAATTGATCAGCTCATTGCAAATCTTGGGAAGTGGTCAAGGTGTAGTTGTCTCTCTATTTTTCTTTCCATACACAACTCCTTTAGAAATTACAAGTGTTCAGTTGTACCGCAAAACAACTTCAAAGGATCAACTTTTTTACAAAATGACTTCCTTtaattttctatttttcttGATGTTTTTTGGCGTTCAAAACTTTAAAGTATTAATGCACTATGTTAATGTTATTCGAAATACTTCCAAATAAAATAACTACATCTTATTCAATCTTCAAACTGGCAGCAATGCCTGTTGAACACTAGTTTGCAATGGGGGAGGGGATCACAATTTACATCATAAGATTCGTATTTTTTCCTTCAGGTGGTACAAATGTGCGTCGCTGGGGTTAACTGTGTTTGGGGTTTATCTCATTGCTAAGCATGCTTTGCGATATTTCATTGAGAGAAGACGCCACTGGGAAATGCGAAAGAGGTTGTGGTCCTTTTTAACTTCATTGCACAGTGGAACAATATTTGCTTCAATGGGGTTCTTCCTATAGTATATATAGTCTTCTAAATTTGTGGTCTGATCTGTACAATTTTTTAATATTCAGGGTTCTTGAGGCTGCAGCTAAAAGAGCCGGGAAAGAGGAAGAAGGTAGCCTTTAAcatacttttaaaattttttttttttattatcacgCCTATGTTTTGCTTGGGACCTAATTAAGAAAATTATTCTCGTTTGTTTCCTTTACAAATTACAGGTGTAAATGGTAAAGTTGAGAACGCATCCGATGCTACCAAGAAAGACAAAATGATGCCAGATTTGTGTGTGATATGCTTAGAGCAGGAGTATAATGCAGTTTTCATACCGTAAGTGCTTTCAGAAAGTTTAAATTTGcttaaaatttcttttaaagTGTATACAAACAGTCGAACACCAACTCTTTTAAAAGATGCAACTTGCTACTTTTTGCCACAGACTTGATTTCACCATATTGAGAATTTGAGCAGACCTAAATCTGAATATTGTTACTGGAGAAGAGAAAATGCCTTAGAGGAGCCTTATTTCACAGATATATTTCTAGATGCATCTAGAAATCTAAACTGACATGGTTGGCACGGGTCTCTGTTTTCAGGTGTGGGCATATGTGCTGTTGTATGACATGCTCTTCACATTTGACAAACTGTCCTCTATGTCGAAGAAGGAATGACCAGGTTCTGAGGACCTTCCGGCATTGACTTCGCCTTTCATACCTGGTTTCCTCACAACAGATATTGTTGCACAGTAAAAATATTTCTCCAGAAAAATTGCAACAATTCATCTTAagattctgttgttattttgaAATAACAACGACCTCTTCAATCTTCACCTGCAATCTTGAACAGTCAACTCGTTTGTAAATTGAATACATTTTTGAGTGGTCTCTTCATCTTTCATTCTTGGGTTCATGCTTGCATTAACAGGTATAGAAATGTTTTAATACGAAGAACTCAGACGTACAAATTGGGTATTTTATTTACCATTTGTGGCCAAATAGCCAGGTAAAGGCCTTATATCATTGGTAACCCATATCAACCGATAGTAAACCGAAACAGTTCGTGTGTTGCAGAAACTATATAGCTCACGGTCTGTTAGCAAAAGTAGCTAAAAGAGTTCGTGTCCGAACAAATGATGATTTGAGACAACTGACACCGTTGTTCCTCGGTTAAAGCAAGGTTCATGAGAAGATGAACTGTACGTATGACTCAATGTCTAATTCTTCGTATCAAACTGTAAACGACGTCTTTTTAAAAATCAAGGTTGGGGTGTGAAATCAATATTGGAGTGTGAATGGGAAACAGATGTGAAACAGAacgaacatttttttaaaaatcaagatTGGAGTGTGAATGGGAAACAGAGCTAGATATCTTTCCACTTTAACAGAAGATGCTTGGCTAGTGATGCACAGACGAAGGAACGAAGCATGTTTCCAGAAAGGCACATGCCAAATTCCCTTTTGTCATGGTTTGATGTAATTTCACGTGACGttgatatttattctttatggACGTCCAATACTTTTGacaatttttgggaattaaccAATGAGAGCATGAAAGCAACaacctacaaaaaaaaaaaaaaaaaaggagacaACTCACCACAATTCATAAATTTATCTTGGTGTTATTATATTTTGGAATAATCTGCTGTTACACATGAAAATGCATCTTATATCACCAAAATTCTGCACAATTTTTATAGACGTATTTTGACTTATCAATGAGAAAAATATATCTCACTCGTATTATAGAGATAAAAACAGGTATTCTTTATGCCTTTGGGTTAGCTCCATACGAAAGAATGGAATCGTATGTGATGAGCTTTTAGCTGATAAAGAGTGCTCGACAGATAATGCTTCATTTGACGAGAAAACAGATCAAACTCAAACCTCAACTATCCATTTCTATTCTTTTCACTTCTTAGCAACATCAAGAAAATGCAGAAAACAGATGCCAATCCCCGGTCTCCTACCATCTGTCGAAGATTGGTCAACTTCATGTTGAGTATGTCACTTCATCAGCCCCATTCTCGCCCCATCCCTGTTGAAAGTGGTTCGTCTGTGCACGAAGA comes from the Henckelia pumila isolate YLH828 chromosome 1, ASM3356847v2, whole genome shotgun sequence genome and includes:
- the LOC140887224 gene encoding E3 ubiquitin-protein ligase SP1; this encodes MVPVGGITCCLSAAALYLLGRSSGRDADVLKSVTRVDQLKDLAHILDAATKALPLVVAASGRVGSDTPINCEYSGLRGVIVEQTAEQHFLKHNDAGSWIQDSALMLSMCKEVPWYLDDSTARVHIVGARGATGLVLTVGSEVFEESGRSLVRGTLDYLQGLKMLGVKRIERLLPTGTPLTVVGEAVKDDIGAIRIQRPQKGPFCVSDKPIDQLIANLGKWSRWYKCASLGLTVFGVYLIAKHALRYFIERRRHWEMRKRVLEAAAKRAGKEEEGVNGKVENASDATKKDKMMPDLCVICLEQEYNAVFIPCGHMCCCMTCSSHLTNCPLCRRRNDQVLRTFRH